A window from Zingiber officinale cultivar Zhangliang chromosome 7A, Zo_v1.1, whole genome shotgun sequence encodes these proteins:
- the LOC122000966 gene encoding uncharacterized protein LOC122000966 isoform X2: MGSFSCLDTLPEYAIGDLHDYCVSCEKSHATVKVCACLNNNQSTGVTNMWIPNVPSICSENMITIHGVDGSHGLILSINDLQGQLSIDGITSDEKILEPKKTETHENLCLPADWKPKALAKSTTFPSTLVADVSDLYIGDTCSLLSTEFSNQCSPTKANPTYARSMSLPVPPKLISAMKGSRVQHGSPSDLKLHVKWALDVYDPPCTLLSYTVKNNHHQLPKARKNYNNKHKHKAKSARANNTDRRTAKRILSTIRLNP; the protein is encoded by the exons ATGGGAAGTTTCTCTTGTTTAGATACACTTCCTGAATATGCTATTGGTGATTTGCATGACTACTGTGTCAGCTGTGAGAAATCCCATGCAACCGTGAAAGTTTGTGCTTGTTTGAATAATAATCAGAGTACTGGGGTCACAAACATGTGGATTCCAAATGTTCCTTCTATCTGTAGTGAGAACATGATCACTATACATGGAGTTGATGGCTCTCATGGTTTGATTCTGTCTATTAATGATCTTCAAGGACAGTTATCTATTGATGGTATTACTTCAGATGAGAAAATACTTGAACCCAAGAAGACAGAAACTCATGAAAACTTATGTCTTCCTGCTGACTGGAAACCCAAAGCCTTGGCCAAATCTACAACATTTCCTTCAACACTGGTGGCAGATGTCAGTGACCTttacataggtgatacttgtagCTTACTAAGCACAGAATTTTCAAATCAGTGTTCCCCCACAAAGGCTAATCCTACATACGCACGATCAATGTCTCTTCCC GTGCCCCCAAAGCTCATTTCTGCCATGAAGGGAAGCCGTGTACAGCACGGTTCACCATCAGATCTCAAGTTACATGTGAAATGGGCTCTTGATGTTTATGATCCACCATGCACCTTGCTGTCTTACACTGTGAAGAATAATCACCATCAACTTCCCAAAGCAAGGAAAAactataataacaagcacaagcACAAGGCAAAATCAGCACGGGCAAATAACACTGATAGAAGAACTGCAAAAAGGATATTATCAACAATAAGACTGAATCCTTAA
- the LOC122000966 gene encoding uncharacterized protein LOC122000966 isoform X1 encodes MPSVVGGRLPRRAVMIPSMTSFNGASCSHRLKRLEKWSRRDLPLYTSSCMGSFSCLDTLPEYAIGDLHDYCVSCEKSHATVKVCACLNNNQSTGVTNMWIPNVPSICSENMITIHGVDGSHGLILSINDLQGQLSIDGITSDEKILEPKKTETHENLCLPADWKPKALAKSTTFPSTLVADVSDLYIGDTCSLLSTEFSNQCSPTKANPTYARSMSLPVPPKLISAMKGSRVQHGSPSDLKLHVKWALDVYDPPCTLLSYTVKNNHHQLPKARKNYNNKHKHKAKSARANNTDRRTAKRILSTIRLNP; translated from the exons ATGCCTTCGGTGGTCGGAGGGCGCCTCCCTCGACGCGCCGTCATGATCCCATCGATGACTTCGTTCAACGGTGCTTCTTGCTCCCATCGCCTCAAACGACTCGAGAAATGGAGTCGGCGGG ATCTTCCTTTGTACACTAGCAGCTGCATGGGAAGTTTCTCTTGTTTAGATACACTTCCTGAATATGCTATTGGTGATTTGCATGACTACTGTGTCAGCTGTGAGAAATCCCATGCAACCGTGAAAGTTTGTGCTTGTTTGAATAATAATCAGAGTACTGGGGTCACAAACATGTGGATTCCAAATGTTCCTTCTATCTGTAGTGAGAACATGATCACTATACATGGAGTTGATGGCTCTCATGGTTTGATTCTGTCTATTAATGATCTTCAAGGACAGTTATCTATTGATGGTATTACTTCAGATGAGAAAATACTTGAACCCAAGAAGACAGAAACTCATGAAAACTTATGTCTTCCTGCTGACTGGAAACCCAAAGCCTTGGCCAAATCTACAACATTTCCTTCAACACTGGTGGCAGATGTCAGTGACCTttacataggtgatacttgtagCTTACTAAGCACAGAATTTTCAAATCAGTGTTCCCCCACAAAGGCTAATCCTACATACGCACGATCAATGTCTCTTCCC GTGCCCCCAAAGCTCATTTCTGCCATGAAGGGAAGCCGTGTACAGCACGGTTCACCATCAGATCTCAAGTTACATGTGAAATGGGCTCTTGATGTTTATGATCCACCATGCACCTTGCTGTCTTACACTGTGAAGAATAATCACCATCAACTTCCCAAAGCAAGGAAAAactataataacaagcacaagcACAAGGCAAAATCAGCACGGGCAAATAACACTGATAGAAGAACTGCAAAAAGGATATTATCAACAATAAGACTGAATCCTTAA